The Lycium barbarum isolate Lr01 chromosome 12, ASM1917538v2, whole genome shotgun sequence genome includes a region encoding these proteins:
- the LOC132625226 gene encoding protein MEI2-like 5 isoform X2 — MPMISVSKEKGRTPWEICPGSDSIHVSSDASLFSSSVPVLLHNKLALSDGELGHQSVDDTSPSLKKIRPDVEVDELLDDGENRAIGSLLPDDEDELLAGIMDGFDPSRFPNHTDDLEEYDLFGSGGGLELESDGQEHLNLGISRVSLADSVGSNGAAIYGLSSGGGAVTGEHPLGEHPSRTLFVRNINSNVEDSELRTLFEQYGDIRTLYTACKHRGFVMISYFDIRAARTAMRALQNKPLRRRKLDIHFSIPKDNPSDKDVNQGTLVVFNLDPSVSNDDLRQIFGAYGEIKEIRETPHKRHHKFIEYYDVRAAEAALRSLNRSDIAGKRIKLEPSRPGGARRNLVLQPNQEPEQDDSWTFRHPLGSSLGNSSPGNWAQFGSPIERGSTQSPGTSPGFRSLSPTIGNNLHGLASILHPRASNTLRVAPIGEDRTMGGHADFPNGSNHVAPFPQSHSFPEPKITQFGGTLSSLGASNTTGSAVETLSGPQFLWGSPKLHPQQSNSSSWKTRSLANAFTYSGQGDRFSVSNHQKSLLNSSQHHQHHLHHVGSAPSGLPFDRHFGFCPDSSILSPGFRGIGNMSDNGSPGFGMMSSQRLSPLFLGNGHFPGHAASSFEGLTERSRTRRVDNNNNGNQMDSKKLFQLDLDKIRCGEDTRTTLMIKNIPNKYTSKMLLAAIDEQHKGTFDFLYLPIDFKNKCNVGYAFINMLSPSLIIPFYEAFNGKKWEKFNSEKVAALAYARIQGKTALVAHFQNSSLMNEDKRCRPILFHSESSELGDQIVQEHLSSGGLHIQICQSNESDFLESQGSPPEEDPVDKSENS, encoded by the exons ATGCCGATGATAAGTGTATCTAAAGAAAAGGGAAGAACACCATGGGAGATTTGTCCAGGATCTGATTCCATCCATGTCTCTAGTGATGCTTCTCTTTTTTCAAGCTCAGTGCCTGTACTTCTTCACAATAAGC TGGCATTGAGTGATGGTGAACTGGGTCATCAATCCGTTGATGATACATCACCCAGCTTGAAGAAAATTCGCCCGGATGTAGAGGTTGATGAGCTGCTGGATGATGGTGAAAATCGTGCAATTGGAAGCTTGCTTCCTGATGACGAGGATGAGCTTTTAGCTGGGATAATGGATGGGTTTGACCCTAGTCGGTTTCCCAATCACACAGATGACTTGGAAGAGTATGATCTTTTTGGAAGTGGAGGAGGCTTAGAGTTGGAATCTGATGGTCAGGAACACTTAAACCTGGGTATATCAAGAGTAAGTCTGGCCGATTCAGTTGGCAGCAACGGAGCTGCTATTTATGGACTTTCAAGTGGTGGGGGAGCGGTTACCGGAGAACATCCACTTGGAGAGCACCCTTCTAGAACATTATTTGTCCGCAACATAAATAGCAATGTCGAGGATTCTGAGCTAAGAACTCTCTTTGAG CAATATGGTGATATCCGGACTCTCTATACTGCGTGTAAGCATAGGGGCTTTGTCATGATATCATACTTCGATATTCGTGCTGCTCGAACTGCAATGCGAGCATTGCAAAATAAGCCACTGCGAAGGAGAAAACTAGACATACATTTCTCAATCCCCAAG GACAACCCATCAGACAAAGATGTAAATCAAGGAACTCTTGTGGTTTTTAATCTAGATCCATCAGTATCAAATGATGACCTCCGCCAGATATTTGGGGCTTATGGCGAGATCAAAGAG ATAAGGGAAACACCACACAAAAGGCACCACAAGTTTATTGAATATTACGATGTTAGAGCTGCAGAAGCTGCTCTTAGGTCCTTAAATAGGAGTGACATAGCTGGAAAGCGCATAAAGCTTGAACCAAGCCGCCCTGGAGGAGCTCGTCGAAA TCTTGTATTGCAACCAAATCAAGAACCTGAACAAGATGATTCTTGGACTTTTCGGCATCCATTGGGTTCCTCACTTGGTAATTCCTCCCCGG GTAATTGGGCACAATTTGGCAGCCCTATTGAGCGTGGCTCCACTCAAAGTCCTGGCACGTCACCAGGATTTAGATCCCTGAGTCCCACCATTGGCAATAATTTACATGGGTTAGCTTCAATTTTGCATCCTCGTGCATCAAATACCTTGAGGGTCGCACCTATTGGTGAGGATCGCACAATGGGCGGTCATGCAGATTTTCCTAATGGTTCAAACCATGTTGCTCCCTTCCCTCAGTCTCATTCTTTCCCTGAGCCTAAGATAACCCAGTTTGGTGGAACACTGTCCTCTTTGGGTGCTTCAAATACAACTGGTTCTGCTGTTGAAACACTATCTGGACCACAGTTTCTCTGGGGCAGTCCAAAGTTGCATCCTCAACAGAGTAATTCTTCATCCTGGAAAACCCGGTCTTTGGCGAATGCTTTTACATATAGTGGTCAGGGCGACAGGTTTTCCGtgtcaaatcatcaaaaatcTTTACTCAATTCATCTCAGCACCATCAGCACCACCTTCACCATGTTGGATCTGCTCCATCTGGTCTTCCCTTTGATAGGCACTTTGGTTTCTGCCCAGACTCGTCAATCCTGAGTCCAGGTTTTAGAGGCATAG GGAATATGTCGGACAATGGTTCTCCTGGATTTGGCATGATGTCTTCCCAAAGACTCAGTCCTTTATTCCTAGGCAATGGTCATTTCCCAGGACATGCAGCTTCTAGCTTTGAAGGGCTGACTGAACGCAGTCGCACTCGACGTGTTGACAATAACAATAATGGGAACCAGATGGACAGCAAGAAGCTGTTTCAACTCGACTTGGATAAGATCAGATGTGGTGAAGATACTCGGACAACCTTGATGATTAAAAATATTCCTAACAA GTACACCTCCAAGATGCTTTTAGCCGCTATTGACGAACAACATAAAGGCACTTTTGATTTTCTGTATCTGCCCATTGACTTCAAG AACAAATGCAACGTGGGTTATGCATTTATCAACATGTTGTCTCCATCACTCATCATCCCATTTTATGAG GCATTTAATGGAAAGAAGTGGGAGAAATTCAATAGTGAGAAAGTGGCTGCTTTGGCTTATGCTCGGATTCAGGGAAAAACAGCCTTGGTAGCCCACTTCCAGAATTCAAGTTTGATGAATGAAGATAAGCGGTGTAGGCCAATCCTTTTCCACTCGGAAAGCTCAGAATTAGGGGATCAG ATTGTTCAAGAACATCTTTCATCTGGAGGCTTACATATTCAAATCTGTCAGTCAAACGAGTCAGACTTCCTGGAGTCACAAGGTAGCCCACCTGAGGAGGATCCAGTTGACAAATCGGAGAATAGCTAG
- the LOC132625226 gene encoding protein MEI2-like 5 isoform X1, producing the protein MPMISVSKEKGRTPWEICPGSDSIHVSSDASLFSSSVPVLLHNKLALSDGELGHQSVDDTSPSLKKIRPDVEVDELLDDGENRAIGSLLPDDEDELLAGIMDGFDPSRFPNHTDDLEEYDLFGSGGGLELESDGQEHLNLGISRVSLADSVGSNGAAIYGLSSGGGAVTGEHPLGEHPSRTLFVRNINSNVEDSELRTLFEQYGDIRTLYTACKHRGFVMISYFDIRAARTAMRALQNKPLRRRKLDIHFSIPKDNPSDKDVNQGTLVVFNLDPSVSNDDLRQIFGAYGEIKEIRETPHKRHHKFIEYYDVRAAEAALRSLNRSDIAGKRIKLEPSRPGGARRNLVLQPNQEPEQDDSWTFRHPLGSSLGNSSPGNWAQFGSPIERGSTQSPGTSPGFRSLSPTIGNNLHGLASILHPRASNTLRVAPIGEDRTMGGHADFPNGSNHVAPFPQSHSFPEPKITQFGGTLSSLGASNTTGSAVETLSGPQFLWGSPKLHPQQSNSSSWKTRSLANAFTYSGQGDRFSVSNHQKSLLNSSQHHQHHLHHVGSAPSGLPFDRHFGFCPDSSILSPGFRGIGIGPRDGSLMVNYGARTALNSGVVVPGNMSDNGSPGFGMMSSQRLSPLFLGNGHFPGHAASSFEGLTERSRTRRVDNNNNGNQMDSKKLFQLDLDKIRCGEDTRTTLMIKNIPNKYTSKMLLAAIDEQHKGTFDFLYLPIDFKNKCNVGYAFINMLSPSLIIPFYEAFNGKKWEKFNSEKVAALAYARIQGKTALVAHFQNSSLMNEDKRCRPILFHSESSELGDQIVQEHLSSGGLHIQICQSNESDFLESQGSPPEEDPVDKSENS; encoded by the exons ATGCCGATGATAAGTGTATCTAAAGAAAAGGGAAGAACACCATGGGAGATTTGTCCAGGATCTGATTCCATCCATGTCTCTAGTGATGCTTCTCTTTTTTCAAGCTCAGTGCCTGTACTTCTTCACAATAAGC TGGCATTGAGTGATGGTGAACTGGGTCATCAATCCGTTGATGATACATCACCCAGCTTGAAGAAAATTCGCCCGGATGTAGAGGTTGATGAGCTGCTGGATGATGGTGAAAATCGTGCAATTGGAAGCTTGCTTCCTGATGACGAGGATGAGCTTTTAGCTGGGATAATGGATGGGTTTGACCCTAGTCGGTTTCCCAATCACACAGATGACTTGGAAGAGTATGATCTTTTTGGAAGTGGAGGAGGCTTAGAGTTGGAATCTGATGGTCAGGAACACTTAAACCTGGGTATATCAAGAGTAAGTCTGGCCGATTCAGTTGGCAGCAACGGAGCTGCTATTTATGGACTTTCAAGTGGTGGGGGAGCGGTTACCGGAGAACATCCACTTGGAGAGCACCCTTCTAGAACATTATTTGTCCGCAACATAAATAGCAATGTCGAGGATTCTGAGCTAAGAACTCTCTTTGAG CAATATGGTGATATCCGGACTCTCTATACTGCGTGTAAGCATAGGGGCTTTGTCATGATATCATACTTCGATATTCGTGCTGCTCGAACTGCAATGCGAGCATTGCAAAATAAGCCACTGCGAAGGAGAAAACTAGACATACATTTCTCAATCCCCAAG GACAACCCATCAGACAAAGATGTAAATCAAGGAACTCTTGTGGTTTTTAATCTAGATCCATCAGTATCAAATGATGACCTCCGCCAGATATTTGGGGCTTATGGCGAGATCAAAGAG ATAAGGGAAACACCACACAAAAGGCACCACAAGTTTATTGAATATTACGATGTTAGAGCTGCAGAAGCTGCTCTTAGGTCCTTAAATAGGAGTGACATAGCTGGAAAGCGCATAAAGCTTGAACCAAGCCGCCCTGGAGGAGCTCGTCGAAA TCTTGTATTGCAACCAAATCAAGAACCTGAACAAGATGATTCTTGGACTTTTCGGCATCCATTGGGTTCCTCACTTGGTAATTCCTCCCCGG GTAATTGGGCACAATTTGGCAGCCCTATTGAGCGTGGCTCCACTCAAAGTCCTGGCACGTCACCAGGATTTAGATCCCTGAGTCCCACCATTGGCAATAATTTACATGGGTTAGCTTCAATTTTGCATCCTCGTGCATCAAATACCTTGAGGGTCGCACCTATTGGTGAGGATCGCACAATGGGCGGTCATGCAGATTTTCCTAATGGTTCAAACCATGTTGCTCCCTTCCCTCAGTCTCATTCTTTCCCTGAGCCTAAGATAACCCAGTTTGGTGGAACACTGTCCTCTTTGGGTGCTTCAAATACAACTGGTTCTGCTGTTGAAACACTATCTGGACCACAGTTTCTCTGGGGCAGTCCAAAGTTGCATCCTCAACAGAGTAATTCTTCATCCTGGAAAACCCGGTCTTTGGCGAATGCTTTTACATATAGTGGTCAGGGCGACAGGTTTTCCGtgtcaaatcatcaaaaatcTTTACTCAATTCATCTCAGCACCATCAGCACCACCTTCACCATGTTGGATCTGCTCCATCTGGTCTTCCCTTTGATAGGCACTTTGGTTTCTGCCCAGACTCGTCAATCCTGAGTCCAGGTTTTAGAGGCATAGGTATAGGTCCTCGTGACGGAAGTTTGATGGTTAACTATGGTGCTCGTACCGCTTTGAATTCTGGCGTTGTTGTTCCAGGGAATATGTCGGACAATGGTTCTCCTGGATTTGGCATGATGTCTTCCCAAAGACTCAGTCCTTTATTCCTAGGCAATGGTCATTTCCCAGGACATGCAGCTTCTAGCTTTGAAGGGCTGACTGAACGCAGTCGCACTCGACGTGTTGACAATAACAATAATGGGAACCAGATGGACAGCAAGAAGCTGTTTCAACTCGACTTGGATAAGATCAGATGTGGTGAAGATACTCGGACAACCTTGATGATTAAAAATATTCCTAACAA GTACACCTCCAAGATGCTTTTAGCCGCTATTGACGAACAACATAAAGGCACTTTTGATTTTCTGTATCTGCCCATTGACTTCAAG AACAAATGCAACGTGGGTTATGCATTTATCAACATGTTGTCTCCATCACTCATCATCCCATTTTATGAG GCATTTAATGGAAAGAAGTGGGAGAAATTCAATAGTGAGAAAGTGGCTGCTTTGGCTTATGCTCGGATTCAGGGAAAAACAGCCTTGGTAGCCCACTTCCAGAATTCAAGTTTGATGAATGAAGATAAGCGGTGTAGGCCAATCCTTTTCCACTCGGAAAGCTCAGAATTAGGGGATCAG ATTGTTCAAGAACATCTTTCATCTGGAGGCTTACATATTCAAATCTGTCAGTCAAACGAGTCAGACTTCCTGGAGTCACAAGGTAGCCCACCTGAGGAGGATCCAGTTGACAAATCGGAGAATAGCTAG
- the LOC132625226 gene encoding protein MEI2-like 5 isoform X3, whose translation MPMISVSKEKGRTPWEICPGSDSIHVSSDASLFSSSVPVLLHNKLALSDGELGHQSVDDTSPSLKKIRPDVEVDELLDDGENRAIGSLLPDDEDELLAGIMDGFDPSRFPNHTDDLEEYDLFGSGGGLELESDGQEHLNLGISRVSLADSVGSNGAAIYGLSSGGGAVTGEHPLGEHPSRTLFVRNINSNVEDSELRTLFEQYGDIRTLYTACKHRGFVMISYFDIRAARTAMRALQNKPLRRRKLDIHFSIPKDNPSDKDVNQGTLVVFNLDPSVSNDDLRQIFGAYGEIKEIRETPHKRHHKFIEYYDVRAAEAALRSLNRSDIAGKRIKLEPSRPGGARRNLVLQPNQEPEQDDSWTFRHPLGSSLGNSSPGNWAQFGSPIERGSTQSPGTSPGFRSLSPTIGNNLHGLASILHPRASNTLRVAPIGEDRTMGGHADFPNGSNHVAPFPQSHSFPEPKITQFGGTLSSLGASNTTGSAVETLSGPQFLWGSPKLHPQQSNSSSWKTRSLANAFTYSGQGDRFSVSNHQKSLLNSSQHHQHHLHHVGSAPSGLPFDRHFGFCPDSSILSPGFRGIGIGPRDGSLMVNYGARTALNSGVVVPGNMSDNGSPGFGMMSSQRLSPLFLGNGHFPGHAASSFEGLTERSRTRRVDNNNNGNQMDSKKLFQLDLDKIRCGEDTRTTLMIKNIPNKYTSKMLLAAIDEQHKGTFDFLYLPIDFKNKCNVGYAFINMLSPSLIIPFYEAFNGKKWEKFNSEKVAALAYARIQGKTALVAHFQNSSLMNEDKRCRPILFHSESSELGDQVI comes from the exons ATGCCGATGATAAGTGTATCTAAAGAAAAGGGAAGAACACCATGGGAGATTTGTCCAGGATCTGATTCCATCCATGTCTCTAGTGATGCTTCTCTTTTTTCAAGCTCAGTGCCTGTACTTCTTCACAATAAGC TGGCATTGAGTGATGGTGAACTGGGTCATCAATCCGTTGATGATACATCACCCAGCTTGAAGAAAATTCGCCCGGATGTAGAGGTTGATGAGCTGCTGGATGATGGTGAAAATCGTGCAATTGGAAGCTTGCTTCCTGATGACGAGGATGAGCTTTTAGCTGGGATAATGGATGGGTTTGACCCTAGTCGGTTTCCCAATCACACAGATGACTTGGAAGAGTATGATCTTTTTGGAAGTGGAGGAGGCTTAGAGTTGGAATCTGATGGTCAGGAACACTTAAACCTGGGTATATCAAGAGTAAGTCTGGCCGATTCAGTTGGCAGCAACGGAGCTGCTATTTATGGACTTTCAAGTGGTGGGGGAGCGGTTACCGGAGAACATCCACTTGGAGAGCACCCTTCTAGAACATTATTTGTCCGCAACATAAATAGCAATGTCGAGGATTCTGAGCTAAGAACTCTCTTTGAG CAATATGGTGATATCCGGACTCTCTATACTGCGTGTAAGCATAGGGGCTTTGTCATGATATCATACTTCGATATTCGTGCTGCTCGAACTGCAATGCGAGCATTGCAAAATAAGCCACTGCGAAGGAGAAAACTAGACATACATTTCTCAATCCCCAAG GACAACCCATCAGACAAAGATGTAAATCAAGGAACTCTTGTGGTTTTTAATCTAGATCCATCAGTATCAAATGATGACCTCCGCCAGATATTTGGGGCTTATGGCGAGATCAAAGAG ATAAGGGAAACACCACACAAAAGGCACCACAAGTTTATTGAATATTACGATGTTAGAGCTGCAGAAGCTGCTCTTAGGTCCTTAAATAGGAGTGACATAGCTGGAAAGCGCATAAAGCTTGAACCAAGCCGCCCTGGAGGAGCTCGTCGAAA TCTTGTATTGCAACCAAATCAAGAACCTGAACAAGATGATTCTTGGACTTTTCGGCATCCATTGGGTTCCTCACTTGGTAATTCCTCCCCGG GTAATTGGGCACAATTTGGCAGCCCTATTGAGCGTGGCTCCACTCAAAGTCCTGGCACGTCACCAGGATTTAGATCCCTGAGTCCCACCATTGGCAATAATTTACATGGGTTAGCTTCAATTTTGCATCCTCGTGCATCAAATACCTTGAGGGTCGCACCTATTGGTGAGGATCGCACAATGGGCGGTCATGCAGATTTTCCTAATGGTTCAAACCATGTTGCTCCCTTCCCTCAGTCTCATTCTTTCCCTGAGCCTAAGATAACCCAGTTTGGTGGAACACTGTCCTCTTTGGGTGCTTCAAATACAACTGGTTCTGCTGTTGAAACACTATCTGGACCACAGTTTCTCTGGGGCAGTCCAAAGTTGCATCCTCAACAGAGTAATTCTTCATCCTGGAAAACCCGGTCTTTGGCGAATGCTTTTACATATAGTGGTCAGGGCGACAGGTTTTCCGtgtcaaatcatcaaaaatcTTTACTCAATTCATCTCAGCACCATCAGCACCACCTTCACCATGTTGGATCTGCTCCATCTGGTCTTCCCTTTGATAGGCACTTTGGTTTCTGCCCAGACTCGTCAATCCTGAGTCCAGGTTTTAGAGGCATAGGTATAGGTCCTCGTGACGGAAGTTTGATGGTTAACTATGGTGCTCGTACCGCTTTGAATTCTGGCGTTGTTGTTCCAGGGAATATGTCGGACAATGGTTCTCCTGGATTTGGCATGATGTCTTCCCAAAGACTCAGTCCTTTATTCCTAGGCAATGGTCATTTCCCAGGACATGCAGCTTCTAGCTTTGAAGGGCTGACTGAACGCAGTCGCACTCGACGTGTTGACAATAACAATAATGGGAACCAGATGGACAGCAAGAAGCTGTTTCAACTCGACTTGGATAAGATCAGATGTGGTGAAGATACTCGGACAACCTTGATGATTAAAAATATTCCTAACAA GTACACCTCCAAGATGCTTTTAGCCGCTATTGACGAACAACATAAAGGCACTTTTGATTTTCTGTATCTGCCCATTGACTTCAAG AACAAATGCAACGTGGGTTATGCATTTATCAACATGTTGTCTCCATCACTCATCATCCCATTTTATGAG GCATTTAATGGAAAGAAGTGGGAGAAATTCAATAGTGAGAAAGTGGCTGCTTTGGCTTATGCTCGGATTCAGGGAAAAACAGCCTTGGTAGCCCACTTCCAGAATTCAAGTTTGATGAATGAAGATAAGCGGTGTAGGCCAATCCTTTTCCACTCGGAAAGCTCAGAATTAGGGGATCAGGTAATATAG